A segment of the Trifolium pratense cultivar HEN17-A07 linkage group LG7, ARS_RC_1.1, whole genome shotgun sequence genome:
AACTTTCTTTCAAGGTGTTCGATTTTTGCTTCACCAGCCTTATCATCATCGTTACCGTCAAGTGTGATTTGAGGTTCCTTCGGCAGGAAGGTTCTGAATGTGATGATCAAATGTTTATGCCCTTTAAGCAGCTCCTCCATCCTTGCTATTGTGCCTCTTAAATCAGTAACACTC
Coding sequences within it:
- the LOC123897850 gene encoding paired amphipathic helix protein Sin3-like 2, with the translated sequence MQNTMSFAHSFDEAIDFVKKVRMEFADDREKYTEFLTILNDYARSVTDLRGTIARMEELLKGHKHLIITFRTFLPKEPQITLDGNDDDKAGEAKIEHLERKLLDINLRSRI